GACTTTGAAGATTTCGAAGACCAGGAAGAGCTTGGCGACGGATTCGACGACGACTTATTGTCCGATGACGATGATGACGACGCCGATCCCTCGATCTTTGAAGAAGAAGACGACGAAAAAGAGGACGAGGAAGAAAAAGAGGACAAAGAGGACGACGACAAAGACTAACGCAAGCCGCTCTGCGTCGTCTGACGCGGCGTCGCGTCTGAGCATCCAACAAAAAAGCCCCGCATTTTGCGGGGCTTTTTTTCATGTTTTTCGTTCGGATGGCAAAGATATTATTCGCCGCCAAATCGTCGCGAACTGCTGTTGATGCCGGCTCGCTCTAACAACGACTTGCTGAGAATGTCTTCCATCACATTCTCTTCAGCCGGCGGCGGCCCAACGGCGCCTAGTTCGGATGGATCATACTTCAGTTCGTACTCATGCTTCGCGATCGCGATCTTATCACCGGGATCGATCCGCTTTTCGCCGGTCTGAACGCGCTGGCTGTTGACCTTCGTGCCGTTACGGCTGTTTTGATCGATTACGAACCAGTACCCTTTGTTCACATAGAGTTGGCAGTGATTGGACGAAACGTTTTTGAATCGCAGCACGATATCACACGTTTCTCGCCGTCCAACCAACAAACTTTTCTTCAGCAGGGGAATAGGATCCCCCCCGCCCACAGGAATGAGCTCACCAAACATTGACGTGCCTCTTCGAAGTGCCTCTTCGATTTTCGTCCCTTGGCCCATGACGAAAATTATTTAAGATGAGATGAACATTGGCCTTACGGATCACTCTAACACCTTCAAGAAAGCAGTCAACAATCCGTTGGTCCTTACTCCCCCCCAGACAAATCCCGATTGGCGACTCGCCGGGCATCGCTACTATTCGTATAACTTCTTTCTGCGTAAGAAGTTTGGGCAGCGCATCCAAAAAGTTAGCGTCGATGCAAAATTTACTTGCCCCAATGTGGACGGTTCGGTAGCCAAAGGGGGTTGTACCTTTTGTGACAATCGTAGCTTCAGCCCCAGCCGCCGAGTTCCGATTCGCAAGATCACCGACCAAATCGACGACGGTATCCGCCGCCTCAAGATGCGCTACAAGGTCGAACGGTTTATCGCCTACTTTCAACCGGCGACCAATACGTACGCTCCGGTCGAACGACTCCGTCCGCTCTACGAGCAGGCGGTGTCGCACGAGAAGGTTGTCGGCATGGCGATCGGCACGCGGCCCGATTGCGTCCCTGCACCGGTGATGGATCTGCTGGCCGAAATGGCGGAACGTACCTATCTGACAGTCGAATATGGCCTGCAAACGATCCACAATCGCTCGCTCGATTGGATGAACCGCGGACATCACGTCGACGCGTTCTACGACGCCGTCGAACGCAGCCAGGGGCTCGGCTTTGAAATCTGCGCCCACGTCATGCTAGGGCTCCCCGGCGAATCGCACGCAGACATGATGGCGACCGCCCAAGCGATCGCCCAGTCGCCGATCCAATCGGTCAAAATCCACAATCTTTACTGCGTCAAAAAAACGCCGCTGGCCGATCAAGTCGCCGCCGGCGAGGTTCGCCTGATGGAGTTGGACGAGTACGCAAGCACGTTGGTCGATTTCCTCGAGTTGTTGCCGCCGCACATGCTGGTCGAACGGACGATCGGCGACGCTCCGCCTGACTACTTTGTCGGCCCCTCGTGGTGTCTCGACAAACCGACCGCGCTCAAAACGATCGCCGCCGAGCTGGAGCGCCGCGATACCTGGCAAGGCAAGCTGGTCCCGAGCGGCGCCGATGCTTGAACGATGTAGGGTGCGCCTGGACGCACCAAACCCTGCCGATAGTCGCCGCTTCCCGCTCACATGGCGACCGAAAATTTAGCCATGACGGAACACTAGTAAGTTGCGTTACCACGCGAATGAATTGGACGCCGCTTAGGCAATTCTTGGTGCGTCCAGACGCACCCTACGAAGACGCACCCTACGATGACAGACGCTCCGCATGTTGCGGCCCACCATGAATGAGGCGAATTCCGCTGACTGCACTTCCGCTTCGTCTCCACGACGTGGTTGGATTCCGTTTGCGCTGGAATCGTTAGCGATCACGCTGCTGTTCGCCCTTTACGTTGCGGCCCTCGGTCCCGAGGTCAACGAACCGCACTATCTCTGCAAAGCCAAGCAGTACTGGAATCCCGCCTGGTTGCCGCACGACTTTTTTCTGTCGGCGCCGGGCGCTCACTACACGTTCTATTGGACGCTTGGCTGGCTGACCCTCTTCTTTCCGCTGCCGGTCGTCGCTTGGATCGGGCGCGTCATCTCGTGGTTAGCGTTGGCCGCCGCGTGGAGACGTCTGAGCTTTTTGGTCATTCCACACCGGTGGTGCAGCATCGCCACGGCGGCGATCTGGCTGGTGACGCTGCACTATGGGCATCTCGCCGGCGAATGGGTCGTCGGCGGCGTTGAAGGGAAAACATTCGCCTATCCCTTTGTCTTGATCGCACTGGGACTAGCGATCCAAAACCGCTGGAACCCGGCCTGGGTTTCGTTGGGAATCGCCAGCGCGTTTCATATTTTGGTCGGAGGCTGGGCCGTGGTCGCCCTCGGCGTCGCGTGGCTCTTGGTGGGACGAAAATCGGCGCCATTTTTGACGATGCTGACGGGCTTGATGGGGGGAGGTCTGATCTCGCTGCTGGGGCTGGTCCCTGCTCTGCTGCTAACGGCCGGACTGCCTGCCGACATGCAAAGCGAAGCGCACCAGTTGTACGTCTTTTATCGCTTACCGCATCATCTGGTCGTGCATCGGATGGATTCGTTGCGGCAAATCTGCTTTGGCGCCGTCGCCGCCGGTTGGGCGGTATTCGCCTGGACTTCGCGCCGCAACAGCAGCGCTGTGCTAGTCAACTCTTTTGCCTTCGGCAGCTTGTTGATCGCAGCAGCCGGACTGGCGATCGACCAAATCTGCTGCTATTGGTTAGGCGACTACGATCTGGGCGCCAAGCTGCTCCGTTTTTATTGGTTTCGTCTCAGTGACGTCGCCGTGCCGCTCGCGTTTAGTTTGAGCGTTGGGCTGCGTCTCTTCGTCGCGGAGCAGCAACCGCATCGATCGGCGCTGCGATCCGCATCGATCGCGGTTGTCTTGTTGGCGACGACGATCGGCTTGGCGCTGCGCGTCCAGTCACGGCTCACTGCGCCGATGCCGCCGGCAGATGAGATGGCTTCGGTCTCGGACTACGCCGCCTGGCGAGCGATGTGCGGCTGGATTCGGGAAAACACGTCGGACAGCGCCACCTTTTTGACGCCGCTGAACCAAGGGACGTTCAAGTGGAGCGCCCAGCGAAGCGAAGTCGTGACGCACAAAGATATTCCGCAAGAAGCGGAAAGCTTGCTCGGCTGGAAAGAGCGCCGCTGGCGCACCAATCGGTACGAACGACTAACGACCGATCAGATTCGGATGTTGAGTCGCGACTACCAAATCGACTACGTTGTAGTCGACAAGCAGGCGCGTCCGACCTTTCAAGGTTGGGATTTCCCGCGCGTTTATCCGGCCGACGAGCATTCCGATTCTCCCTATGAAATCTTTCGCATCCCATAGCCCCGATTCCTTCGCGTGGATCGATCCGCTTAGCGAGCAACTCGCCGGCGCCCTCCCCTCGCAACCTTTCCCTGGCCCCCTCTCGCCGCAGTTGGTCTATTCGCGCCACCACGGACCTCCCCGGCATGACGCGCGTTTGGCCGCGGTCTTGATTCATCTGTTCCCTCACGATGGGGTTTGGTCGTTGCCGCTGGTCCGCCGCGCCGATGTCGGCGACGTCCATTCAGGTCAAATCGCTTTGCCTGGCGGCATGATCGAAGTCGCCGAAACCGCGGTCGACGCCGCTCGCCGCGAGTTCTTCGAAGAGACCGGAGTCGAAGTCTCCGCCGATCAGATCGCTGGCGAACTATCCCCGGTCTATATCTACGTCAGCAATTTTTGGGTTCGCTGCTTTGTGTCGATCGGCGCCGAGGTCACCGCATGGTCCCCTTGCGATCGTGAAGTAGCGGAACTCATTTTTCTGCCGATCGCCGACCTGGGAAACGATCAGATTCGTTCAACCATTCAGGTGAATCGCCGCGGACTGCAGCTGACCGGGCCTGCGTTGGAGATCAGCGGCAGCCAACTTTGGGGAGCGACTTACCACATTTTGATGAACTTCGTCCTGGCCTTGCAGCTGCGGCAAGAGGAATGCCGAGCCGCTGGCTGAACCTTGGCGGCCTCCCCGTGTCTCCCAGGCCACGAAGTTCTATACTGAAGCGAACTAAACAGCGATCGTCCCACTTGGCGGTCTTCTTCGATTTGGGGAAAGCACGAAAAATGACCATACGCGTTGGCATTCTTGGCGCAACAGGGTACACCGCATTTGAACTCGCGCGGATTTTGCTGCGCCACAGCGACGTGCAGATTACCGCATTGACGACGCGTCAAGACGATCGCCCGCACGTCTCGTCGGTGCATCCCCAACTCACAGGCCGATTGGATCTTCCGCTGGAGAATCTATCGCTGGATCAACTCGCCGAACGGTGCGACTGTATTTTCGGCTGTTTGCCGCACGCCGCGTCCGCGGCCGTCGTACCGGGCCTGCTCGAGCGCGGGATGAAAGTCGTTGATCTGAGCGCCGATTATCGTTTGCGCGATGTCGTCGTCTACGAAAAATGGTACGGCGAGAAACATCCTGATCCGGCGCGGTTGCCAGAATCGATTTACGGGTTGCCGGAACTGTTTCGAGATCCGATCCGCGGCGCCGACCTGGTCGCCAACCCCGGCTGCTATCCGACTTCCGCTACGCTGGCGCTGGCTCCGCTGCTCAAAGCCGGCATGATCCAGCCGACCGATATTGTGGTCGACGCCAAAAGCGGCGTCAGCGGCGCCGGGCGAACGCCGAAACTGGGCACGCTCTTTCCCGAATGTAACGAGAGCTTCGCGGCTTACGGCGTCGGCACGCATCGCCATACGCCGGAGATTGAACAAAACCTGGGCCAAGCTTCGGGCCAGACTTGCAGCGTCATTTTCACGCCGCATCTGGTTCCGATGGATCGCGGCATCCTCAGCACGTGCTACGCCAAGCCGACCGCCGCGGTGACGACCGCCGAAGCGATCGACGCTCTGCGTCAGTT
The nucleotide sequence above comes from Blastopirellula sp. J2-11. Encoded proteins:
- a CDS encoding FHA domain-containing protein codes for the protein MGQGTKIEEALRRGTSMFGELIPVGGGDPIPLLKKSLLVGRRETCDIVLRFKNVSSNHCQLYVNKGYWFVIDQNSRNGTKVNSQRVQTGEKRIDPGDKIAIAKHEYELKYDPSELGAVGPPPAEENVMEDILSKSLLERAGINSSSRRFGGE
- a CDS encoding TIGR01212 family radical SAM protein (This family includes YhcC from E. coli K-12, an uncharacterized radical SAM protein.), yielding MNIGLTDHSNTFKKAVNNPLVLTPPQTNPDWRLAGHRYYSYNFFLRKKFGQRIQKVSVDAKFTCPNVDGSVAKGGCTFCDNRSFSPSRRVPIRKITDQIDDGIRRLKMRYKVERFIAYFQPATNTYAPVERLRPLYEQAVSHEKVVGMAIGTRPDCVPAPVMDLLAEMAERTYLTVEYGLQTIHNRSLDWMNRGHHVDAFYDAVERSQGLGFEICAHVMLGLPGESHADMMATAQAIAQSPIQSVKIHNLYCVKKTPLADQVAAGEVRLMELDEYASTLVDFLELLPPHMLVERTIGDAPPDYFVGPSWCLDKPTALKTIAAELERRDTWQGKLVPSGADA
- a CDS encoding DUF6798 domain-containing protein, translated to MLRPTMNEANSADCTSASSPRRGWIPFALESLAITLLFALYVAALGPEVNEPHYLCKAKQYWNPAWLPHDFFLSAPGAHYTFYWTLGWLTLFFPLPVVAWIGRVISWLALAAAWRRLSFLVIPHRWCSIATAAIWLVTLHYGHLAGEWVVGGVEGKTFAYPFVLIALGLAIQNRWNPAWVSLGIASAFHILVGGWAVVALGVAWLLVGRKSAPFLTMLTGLMGGGLISLLGLVPALLLTAGLPADMQSEAHQLYVFYRLPHHLVVHRMDSLRQICFGAVAAGWAVFAWTSRRNSSAVLVNSFAFGSLLIAAAGLAIDQICCYWLGDYDLGAKLLRFYWFRLSDVAVPLAFSLSVGLRLFVAEQQPHRSALRSASIAVVLLATTIGLALRVQSRLTAPMPPADEMASVSDYAAWRAMCGWIRENTSDSATFLTPLNQGTFKWSAQRSEVVTHKDIPQEAESLLGWKERRWRTNRYERLTTDQIRMLSRDYQIDYVVVDKQARPTFQGWDFPRVYPADEHSDSPYEIFRIP
- a CDS encoding NUDIX hydrolase, whose protein sequence is MKSFASHSPDSFAWIDPLSEQLAGALPSQPFPGPLSPQLVYSRHHGPPRHDARLAAVLIHLFPHDGVWSLPLVRRADVGDVHSGQIALPGGMIEVAETAVDAARREFFEETGVEVSADQIAGELSPVYIYVSNFWVRCFVSIGAEVTAWSPCDREVAELIFLPIADLGNDQIRSTIQVNRRGLQLTGPALEISGSQLWGATYHILMNFVLALQLRQEECRAAG
- the argC gene encoding N-acetyl-gamma-glutamyl-phosphate reductase translates to MTIRVGILGATGYTAFELARILLRHSDVQITALTTRQDDRPHVSSVHPQLTGRLDLPLENLSLDQLAERCDCIFGCLPHAASAAVVPGLLERGMKVVDLSADYRLRDVVVYEKWYGEKHPDPARLPESIYGLPELFRDPIRGADLVANPGCYPTSATLALAPLLKAGMIQPTDIVVDAKSGVSGAGRTPKLGTLFPECNESFAAYGVGTHRHTPEIEQNLGQASGQTCSVIFTPHLVPMDRGILSTCYAKPTAAVTTAEAIDALRQFYVDEPFVQVVDGLPATKHVSGTNYCHLTARVVGERIIVLSVIDNLIKGASGAAVQNFNLMYDFAETTALTN